One region of Exiguobacterium acetylicum genomic DNA includes:
- a CDS encoding HAD-IIIA family hydrolase: MNSIQAIFLDRDGTIGGDATVHYPGTFALFPYVSSLIERLRNQGILLIAFTNQPGISKGLAREEDFRTELLSFGFDDTLICPHAAEDCCTCRKPSPELLKQAQAKHDLRLDQCVVIGDRWSDMMAAAHAGCIKILVRTGAGESSIRDYADRVEQANVDYIADDLTDAIAWLDTQN; the protein is encoded by the coding sequence ATGAATTCTATTCAGGCAATATTTCTTGACCGAGACGGAACGATTGGTGGAGATGCTACCGTCCACTACCCTGGAACGTTTGCGCTATTTCCATACGTTTCTTCGCTAATCGAACGCTTACGTAATCAAGGGATTTTACTGATTGCGTTTACGAATCAACCTGGTATCTCAAAAGGATTGGCGCGTGAAGAGGATTTTCGGACAGAATTACTGAGCTTTGGCTTTGATGATACGCTGATTTGCCCGCATGCCGCGGAAGATTGTTGCACCTGTCGCAAACCATCACCTGAATTATTAAAACAAGCACAAGCAAAACACGATCTCCGACTCGATCAATGTGTCGTCATCGGGGACCGATGGAGTGATATGATGGCAGCTGCGCACGCCGGGTGTATCAAAATTTTAGTCCGAACCGGTGCTGGAGAGAGCTCCATTCGTGATTACGCTGATCGCGTGGAACAAGCAAACGTCGACTATATTGCCGACGACTTAACGGACGCGATCGCTTGGCTCGATACACAAAACTGA